A single window of Synechococcales cyanobacterium T60_A2020_003 DNA harbors:
- a CDS encoding Mo-dependent nitrogenase C-terminal domain-containing protein translates to MTSPQRSISSSRYLRVIRQWLDNLEIRDIASAHLVCRVIPAQCPFERDIVVLGRKIAHIPPLCKLNPFYTEVSNLRFRALCYLADHGEDIRAYC, encoded by the coding sequence ATGACTTCGCCTCAGCGTTCAATCTCGTCCTCTCGCTACTTGCGTGTTATTCGCCAATGGCTCGACAATTTAGAAATTCGGGATATCGCCAGTGCTCACCTTGTATGCCGCGTGATTCCGGCTCAGTGTCCCTTTGAGCGGGATATTGTAGTGCTGGGGCGCAAAATTGCCCATATTCCGCCCTTGTGCAAGCTAAATCCGTTTTATACGGAAGTGTCGAATCTTCGATTTCGGGCGCTTTGCTACTTAGCAGACCACGGTGAAGATATCCGCGCCTATTGTTAA
- a CDS encoding energy-coupling factor transporter transmembrane protein EcfT — MQTFRQRRDRRSGSWLITVNPLLKIAVCILLTTFALLLQNPWAIGLLVGVTLLVLITQVRLSISVLLRGAIALAVFAGFSLWLVDGWDQATLSVFRLMALFLPAPILAGTTPPMDLIRALEAVRLPQFLTLSVLLVWRFLPVIAQEAKRILEANQLRGVDLSRHPMQWFSGLFVPLIFQMVAYADEVTVGLQTRGYDGVSPRSNSRPLQWTGQDTVFLVSVGVLLAGVSYVEWGMR; from the coding sequence ATGCAGACGTTTAGACAGAGGCGCGATCGCCGCTCTGGGTCGTGGCTGATCACCGTTAATCCGCTGCTAAAAATTGCGGTCTGTATTTTGCTGACGACCTTTGCGTTACTGCTGCAAAATCCGTGGGCGATCGGTTTACTTGTCGGTGTAACGTTGCTCGTTTTAATCACTCAGGTTCGTCTATCTATTTCGGTGCTGCTGCGAGGAGCGATCGCCCTTGCCGTCTTTGCCGGATTTTCGCTCTGGTTAGTAGATGGGTGGGATCAGGCGACATTAAGCGTTTTTCGACTGATGGCACTCTTCCTCCCTGCCCCTATTCTGGCGGGCACAACGCCACCGATGGATTTGATCCGGGCACTGGAAGCTGTCCGCCTCCCGCAGTTTTTAACCCTGAGTGTATTACTGGTTTGGCGATTTTTGCCCGTGATTGCCCAGGAAGCAAAGCGGATTCTGGAGGCGAACCAATTGCGCGGCGTTGATCTCTCGCGGCATCCGATGCAATGGTTTTCGGGACTGTTCGTACCACTGATTTTCCAAATGGTCGCCTATGCGGATGAGGTAACGGTGGGGCTGCAAACGCGAGGGTACGATGGCGTGAGTCCCCGGAGTAACAGTCGGCCTTTGCAATGGACGGGACAGGATACAGTGTTTTTAGTCAGTGTTGGAGTGCTGCTGGCAGGCGTCAGCTACGTGGAATGGGGAATGCGTTGA
- a CDS encoding ATP-binding cassette domain-containing protein, which translates to MGNALNNSPILELQDLSFTYAVNKTPTLQSVNLTLYPGEVVWIAGTTGSGKSTLLNCIAGISPSHTGGRLAGKIQIGGQDVGNWSLRERSRQCCTLLQNVETQIFTDQVWDELIFGLENWAVEPSHIAPMAAQSLQEFGLADQADWAIARLSAGQKQRLLLASMLAIGQPILLFDEPLAYLDAQGVELWLHLLTERRQKGDAILVIEHRAELMTRLCNRAYRLQDGQLSEWNPQDIERATAISLDITPRSPQEPRPAPEICVLRTQNVAWGGYPAYPDLTLYAGEAVLLKGDNGCGKTTLLRLISGLLQPDQGEIELMGQTTRRKRGTAIAKIVGFVLQNPNHQLFAESVHAEVAQPGTDPKIATELLTNLDLMKLSDRHPHSLSQGQKRRLALAAVLVRQPQLCLLDEIMVGQDGRSLLLMLHALNAFTQVGGTLLFTSHDPRVVDPLNARVVNLP; encoded by the coding sequence ATGGGGAATGCGTTGAACAACTCGCCAATTCTGGAGCTACAGGATCTCTCGTTTACCTATGCTGTCAACAAAACCCCCACGCTCCAATCGGTTAACCTGACGTTGTATCCGGGCGAAGTGGTATGGATTGCCGGAACCACGGGCAGCGGCAAAAGTACGCTGCTGAACTGTATTGCGGGAATCTCTCCATCCCATACCGGAGGACGCTTAGCGGGCAAAATCCAGATTGGTGGACAGGATGTGGGGAACTGGTCACTCCGGGAGCGATCGCGCCAATGCTGCACGTTGCTTCAGAATGTGGAAACGCAGATTTTTACGGATCAGGTGTGGGATGAGCTAATTTTTGGGCTGGAAAATTGGGCTGTTGAGCCGTCGCACATTGCCCCGATGGCGGCTCAGTCCCTCCAGGAATTTGGTTTAGCGGATCAGGCGGATTGGGCGATCGCCCGTCTTTCTGCGGGACAAAAACAGCGGTTGCTCCTAGCCTCGATGCTGGCGATCGGGCAGCCAATCCTTTTGTTTGATGAACCATTGGCCTATCTGGATGCGCAGGGAGTGGAGCTCTGGCTGCATTTGCTGACGGAGCGTCGCCAAAAGGGAGATGCGATTTTGGTGATCGAGCATCGCGCAGAACTGATGACCCGCCTGTGCAATCGTGCTTATCGCTTACAGGATGGACAACTTAGCGAATGGAATCCCCAAGACATCGAACGCGCCACAGCGATTTCTCTAGATATCACGCCGCGATCGCCTCAAGAGCCTCGACCTGCTCCAGAAATCTGCGTCCTCCGTACCCAAAACGTCGCCTGGGGCGGCTATCCGGCCTATCCGGATCTGACCCTTTACGCGGGCGAAGCAGTATTGCTGAAAGGCGACAACGGCTGTGGCAAAACGACGCTCCTGCGCTTAATCAGCGGACTCCTCCAACCCGATCAGGGTGAGATTGAACTGATGGGGCAGACCACCCGCCGCAAACGGGGAACAGCGATCGCCAAAATCGTCGGTTTTGTCCTCCAAAATCCCAATCACCAACTCTTTGCCGAAAGCGTTCATGCGGAGGTCGCCCAACCGGGAACCGATCCCAAGATTGCGACGGAACTGTTGACTAATCTGGATCTGATGAAATTGAGCGATCGCCATCCCCATTCCCTATCCCAAGGGCAGAAACGGCGGCTGGCTCTGGCAGCGGTGCTGGTGCGTCAGCCTCAGCTTTGTTTGCTCGATGAAATTATGGTAGGTCAAGATGGGCGATCGCTCCTGCTAATGCTCCATGCGCTGAATGCCTTCACCCAGGTAGGCGGAACTCTGCTGTTTACCTCCCATGATCCGCGTGTAGTAGATCCCCTCAATGCGCGAGTTGTAAACCTGCCCTAA
- a CDS encoding ArsA family ATPase, which yields MRVILMTGKGGVGKTSVAAATGLRCAELGYKTLVLSTDPAHSLADSFDMELEHAPRSVRPNLWGAELDALMELEGNWGAVKRYITQVLQARGLEGVEAEELAILPGMDEIFSLVRMKRHYDEGEFDVLIIDSAPTGTALRLLSLPEVAGWYMRRFYKPFQAVSVALRPIVEPLFRPIAGFSLPNQEVMDAPYEFYEQIEALEKVLTDNTQTSVRLVTNPEKMVIKESLRAHAYLSLYNVATDMVVANRIIPKSVADPFFQRWKENQQQYRQEIHDNFRPLPVKEVPLYSEEMCGLEALDRLKETLYADEYPAQVYYKETTLRVVQDQDQYSLEIHLPGIPKDRIDLSKTGDELNIRIGNHRRNLVLPQALAALQPSGAKIEEDYLKIRFGAPARV from the coding sequence ATGCGCGTAATCTTGATGACGGGTAAAGGCGGCGTCGGTAAGACCTCTGTGGCAGCAGCAACAGGGTTACGCTGTGCGGAATTGGGGTATAAGACTCTAGTTCTTAGCACGGATCCAGCCCATTCCCTCGCCGATAGTTTTGACATGGAGTTGGAGCACGCGCCTCGGTCTGTGCGCCCAAATCTGTGGGGAGCGGAGCTAGATGCGCTGATGGAACTGGAGGGAAACTGGGGAGCGGTCAAGCGCTATATCACCCAGGTGCTTCAGGCGCGAGGATTGGAAGGCGTCGAGGCGGAAGAGTTGGCGATTCTGCCCGGGATGGATGAAATTTTTAGCTTGGTACGGATGAAGCGTCACTACGACGAAGGCGAGTTTGACGTTCTGATCATTGACTCGGCTCCAACGGGAACGGCTCTGCGGTTGTTGAGTTTGCCGGAAGTAGCAGGCTGGTATATGCGCCGCTTCTACAAACCCTTCCAAGCGGTTTCCGTTGCCCTACGTCCGATTGTAGAACCCCTTTTTCGTCCGATTGCAGGTTTTTCGCTTCCGAACCAAGAAGTGATGGATGCGCCCTACGAGTTCTACGAGCAGATTGAAGCGCTAGAAAAGGTGCTGACGGACAATACCCAAACCTCGGTGCGCTTAGTGACGAACCCCGAAAAGATGGTGATCAAAGAGTCGCTACGGGCGCACGCCTACCTGAGCTTGTATAACGTGGCGACGGATATGGTGGTGGCAAACCGAATTATCCCGAAATCCGTAGCCGATCCCTTCTTCCAGCGCTGGAAAGAGAATCAGCAGCAGTATCGCCAAGAGATCCACGACAACTTCCGTCCGTTGCCTGTGAAGGAGGTTCCGCTGTATTCCGAGGAAATGTGTGGTTTGGAGGCGCTAGATCGGCTGAAGGAGACTCTGTACGCCGACGAATATCCCGCCCAGGTCTACTACAAGGAAACGACCTTGCGTGTAGTCCAAGACCAGGATCAGTACAGCCTAGAGATTCATCTTCCCGGTATTCCGAAAGACCGGATCGATCTGAGTAAGACGGGAGATGAACTGAATATTCGGATTGGGAATCACCGCCGCAACTTGGTGCTACCCCAGGCGTTGGCGGCCTTGCAACCCTCTGGAGCCAAGATCGAAGAGGATTATCTCAAGATCCGGTTTGGCGCTCCGGCACGGGTTTGA